One Methylocaldum marinum DNA window includes the following coding sequences:
- the gspM gene encoding type II secretion system protein GspM, translating into MKNRLHLNKPRLLALGILFGVIALLYLVAIAPLVDLGREYSDAVDDLRFRLQRYQKIAAEKDDLLAKLEQIKAAGQQDERFIARDTGALASAELQSTVKEIVSQAGGELTSTQVIPERKEENFTRIAVKIRVNGSTDVLRDVLHSIETSKPVLFVENLNIRPIRMPRNPILKQSQPIDKLSVDFDVVGYMQGN; encoded by the coding sequence CTGAAAAACCGACTACATCTGAATAAACCTCGACTACTGGCACTTGGAATTCTCTTCGGTGTCATCGCACTCCTTTATCTGGTGGCGATCGCTCCGCTGGTCGACCTGGGACGCGAGTATAGCGATGCTGTCGACGATTTGCGGTTCCGCTTGCAGCGCTACCAGAAAATCGCCGCGGAGAAGGACGATCTTCTGGCTAAACTGGAGCAAATCAAGGCCGCCGGGCAGCAGGACGAACGCTTTATCGCACGCGACACCGGCGCTTTGGCTTCCGCCGAACTGCAATCCACCGTCAAGGAAATCGTAAGCCAGGCTGGCGGCGAACTGACCAGCACCCAGGTGATCCCGGAACGGAAAGAAGAGAATTTCACCCGGATAGCGGTAAAAATACGCGTGAACGGCAGTACCGACGTATTGCGCGATGTCTTGCACAGCATCGAAACCTCGAAACCCGTGCTGTTCGTGGAAAATCTCAATATTCGGCCGATTCGGATGCCGCGCAATCCGATCCTCAAGCAATCCCAGCCGATCGACAAATTGAGCGTGGATTTCGATGTCGTCGGCTACATGCAGGGTAACTAA
- a CDS encoding PilN domain-containing protein: MLKLDTPIHLDAAKFFRWWQDELSFLVPARLRKLLGTTSEYLMLTKDEDGVSAVYRGDEGDHALGYFTLDDSGSQKRDRLLEHTPELAEAKIVLRLTPDQSLRKTLKLPSAAEENLNQVVAFEMDRLTPFKSEQVYSSARLLERLPASRQIKVELVLAPRSKLDALLEELAVWGWRPDLVDAAGDSPLGAYDLMPEQYRPPRNPWPNRINWTLAALIVSLLVTLGILPIWANKSLVSELELEVKKVSKVAKEVESLRQELETLVHQTRFLQQKKRTEPALIDMLRELTDVMPDHTWLNGLQYRDHRLVMQGQSPSASALIGLIEASPFFQNTSFVSPVTKDMASGLERFQIASEVVNGRFSEKPTTSE; this comes from the coding sequence ATGCTGAAACTCGATACGCCGATCCATCTCGACGCTGCAAAGTTCTTCCGCTGGTGGCAGGACGAATTATCCTTTCTCGTACCGGCGAGATTGCGAAAACTTCTCGGCACGACCAGCGAGTATCTGATGCTGACCAAGGACGAAGACGGTGTCAGCGCGGTTTACCGTGGAGATGAAGGAGACCATGCGCTCGGTTATTTCACCCTGGACGATAGCGGCAGCCAAAAGCGTGACCGCCTCCTGGAACACACGCCCGAACTGGCCGAAGCAAAAATTGTTCTGCGCTTGACGCCCGATCAGTCGCTGCGGAAAACCTTGAAGCTTCCGTCGGCGGCCGAAGAAAATCTGAACCAGGTGGTGGCATTCGAGATGGATCGCCTGACACCGTTCAAGAGCGAGCAAGTCTATTCCTCGGCACGATTGTTGGAGCGCCTGCCGGCAAGCCGTCAGATCAAGGTGGAACTGGTACTGGCGCCGCGCAGCAAGTTGGACGCCTTGCTGGAAGAACTGGCGGTATGGGGCTGGCGGCCCGACCTGGTTGACGCAGCAGGCGATTCCCCGCTCGGGGCCTACGATTTAATGCCCGAGCAATACCGGCCGCCGCGAAATCCTTGGCCCAATAGAATCAATTGGACGTTGGCCGCATTGATCGTGTCGCTTCTGGTCACGCTGGGCATACTGCCGATCTGGGCCAACAAATCGCTGGTATCGGAGCTGGAACTGGAGGTGAAAAAAGTCAGCAAGGTGGCAAAGGAAGTCGAATCCTTGCGCCAGGAATTGGAGACCCTGGTGCACCAGACGAGATTTCTCCAGCAAAAAAAACGTACCGAGCCGGCGCTGATCGATATGCTCAGGGAACTGACCGACGTCATGCCCGACCATACCTGGCTGAATGGTTTGCAGTACCGGGACCATCGATTGGTCATGCAGGGACAGTCGCCGTCCGCTTCGGCCTTGATCGGACTGATCGAGGCGTCGCCTTTTTTTCAAAATACCAGTTTCGTTTCGCCCGTTACAAAAGACATGGCGAGCGGACTGGAACGTTTCCAAATCGCCAGCGAGGTCGTCAACGGGAGGTTCTCTGAAAAACCGACTACATCTGAATAA
- a CDS encoding type II secretion system minor pseudopilin produces MAYPRSAEQHGVALILVLWILALMTIMAGSFALSTQRETSLVTNARERARAVALADGGIHYAMFMLSLPNAADRWRADGTPYRLRLGGIPVEVRIYDEAGKIDLNAAQESTLRTFLAKLTRDEDQAVTLSDAIFDWRDNDDLKRLSGAEAADYRAAGLAQSPQNRNFLVLEELRGVFGMTPSLYRNFEPYFTLYNNVDGINPAKASRTVLLALTDGDVQAVDSYIAARETATGNAPPPPIPAVPGIRFHSFGNSVYTIYARPLSQNHSEPPTMAVVRREAGRPATTPFVFLRWKPQAIGVTFNP; encoded by the coding sequence ATGGCATATCCCCGAAGTGCGGAACAGCACGGCGTTGCTCTTATCCTGGTGCTCTGGATTCTGGCCTTGATGACCATCATGGCGGGCAGTTTCGCCTTGTCGACCCAACGGGAAACCTCGCTGGTGACCAATGCCCGCGAACGCGCTCGGGCCGTTGCCCTGGCAGACGGCGGCATCCATTACGCCATGTTCATGCTCTCTTTGCCGAATGCTGCGGACCGTTGGCGCGCCGACGGCACGCCCTATCGATTGAGGCTGGGCGGAATCCCCGTGGAAGTACGCATTTATGACGAAGCGGGAAAAATCGATCTCAATGCCGCCCAGGAATCCACGCTGCGGACTTTCTTGGCCAAGCTCACCCGGGACGAAGACCAGGCGGTGACATTGAGCGACGCCATTTTCGACTGGCGCGACAACGACGACCTGAAGCGCCTGAGCGGGGCGGAAGCCGCCGATTATCGAGCAGCCGGCCTCGCGCAGTCGCCCCAAAACCGCAATTTTCTCGTCCTGGAGGAACTCCGCGGTGTTTTCGGTATGACCCCGTCGCTTTATCGAAATTTCGAACCTTATTTCACGCTTTACAACAATGTCGACGGGATCAATCCGGCAAAGGCATCGAGAACCGTCTTGTTGGCTTTGACCGACGGAGACGTCCAGGCGGTGGACAGCTATATCGCCGCCCGCGAAACTGCGACCGGAAATGCTCCCCCTCCTCCGATCCCCGCGGTTCCGGGAATCCGGTTCCACTCGTTCGGGAATTCGGTTTACACGATTTACGCGCGTCCGCTGTCGCAGAACCATTCGGAACCGCCCACCATGGCCGTCGTTCGACGGGAAGCGGGGCGCCCTGCGACGACGCCCTTCGTTTTTCTGAGATGGAAACCTCAAGCAATCGGCGTAACATTCAATCCATGA